Proteins encoded in a region of the Panicum hallii strain FIL2 chromosome 3, PHallii_v3.1, whole genome shotgun sequence genome:
- the LOC112886495 gene encoding mitochondrial import inner membrane translocase subunit TIM8-like, protein MDASVLNNPRLKALIEEERTKALTNELVAKLTHICWDKCVTGSIGSSFSRSEASCLSNCAKRFAEVKMMTMQRFTER, encoded by the exons ATGGATGCTTCGGTCCTCAACAACCCGCGGCTCAAGGCTCTCATAGAG GAGGAGAGAACGAAGGCCTTGACAAATGAGCTCGTGGCAAAGTTGACTCATATTTGCTGGGACAAATGCGTAACTGGGAGCATCGGGAGCAGCTTCAGCAGGAGTGAGGCCTCGTGCTTGTCTAACTGCGCGAAACGCTTCGCAGAAGTGAAGATGATGACCATGCAACGCTTCACCGAGCGGTAG
- the LOC112885890 gene encoding alpha-L-arabinofuranosidase 1-like: MVDACSYKWKPMGFKEASSTTIFCLLLLFCLGCRCLASELVATQAATLKVDASPQSARKIPETLFGIFFEEINHAGAGGIWAELVSNRGFEAGGPHTPSNIDPWSIIGDDSSVFVATDRTSCFSRNNVALRMEALCDDCPTAGVGIYNPGFWGMNIEDGKAYNLVMYVKSPETMDLTVSLTSSDGLQNLASTTITVSGTSNWTKLEQKLVAKGTNRTSRLQITTNKKGVVWFDQVSLMPEDTYKGHGFRTELISMLLDLKPRFLRFPGGCFVEGDWLRNAFRWRESIGPWEERPGHFGDVWHYWTDDGLGYYEFLQLAEDLGAAPIWVFNNGVSHNDEVDTAAIAPFVKDVLDSLEFARGSADSTWGSVRAAMGHPEPFPVKYVAIGNEDCGKKFYRGNYIKFYNAIRQAYPDIQMISNCDGSSKPLDHPTDLYDFHVYTDSKTLFNMKSTFDRTSRSGPKAFVSEYAVWRSDAGRGSLLASLAEAAFLTGLEKNSDIVQMASYAPLFVNDNDRTWNPDAIVFNSWQHYGTPSYWMQTLFRESSGAMLHPITISSSYSGSLAASAITWQDSENSFLRVKVVNFGSDAVSLTISTTGLQASVNALGSTTTVLTSWNVMDENSFSNPNKVAPVKSELSNAAEQMQVTLAPHSFSTFDLALAPSKLVAEM, encoded by the exons ATGGTGGATGCATG TTCTTACAAGTGGAAGCCTATGGGTTTCAAGGAAGCATCCTCTACTACAATCTTCTGCCTCTTGCTTCTATTCTGCCTGGGCTGCAGATGCCTAGCATCAGAACTAGTGGCCACACAGGCAGCAACTCTCAAGGTTGACGCCTCACCGCAGTCAGCCCGAAAGATCCCTGAAACACTATTTGGGATATTTTTTGAG GAGATCAATCATGCAGGAGCTGGTGGAATTTGGGCAGAGCTTGTTAGTAACAGAG GTTTTGAAGCTGGAGGCCCACATACTCCCTCAAATATCGACCCATGGTCCATTATTGGAGATGACTCTTCCGTATTTGTGGCGACTGATCGTACATCATGTTTCAGTCGAAACAATGTTGCTCTGAGGATGGAGGCCCTCTGTGATGACTGTCCTACTGCTGGTGTCGGTATTTACAACCCAGGGTTCTGGGGCATG AACATAGAAGATGGAAAGGCGTACAATCTTGTTATGTACGTTAAGTCACCAGAAACAATGGACTTGACAGTTTCACTAACAAGCTCTGATGGGTTGCAAAACCTGGCTTCAACTACTATAAC AGTTTCTGGTACATCAAATTGGACAAAACTGGAGCAGAAGTTGGTTGCTAAAGGAACCAATAGAACCTCAAGGCTTCAGATAACAACTAACAAGAAAGGAGTTGTTTGGTTTGATCAGGTCTCACTCATGCCTGAAGACACATACAAG GGACATGGTTTTCGCACAGAACTTATATCCATGCTTTTGGATTTGAAACCGCGATTCTTGAGATTTCCTG GAGGCTGCTTTGTAGAAGGTGATTGGTTAAGAAATGCATTCAGGTGGAGAGAATCTATTGGTCCATGGGAAGAGAGGCCTGGACACTTTGGGGATGTTTGGCATTACTGGACTGATGATGGACTCGGATATTATGAATTTCTTCAG CTTGCGGAGGACCTGGGTGCTGCCCCAATCTGGGTATTCAACAATG GAGTTAGCCACAATGATGAAGTTGATACTGCTGCTATTGCTCCATTTGTAAAG GATGTATTGGACAGTCTAGAATTTGCTAGGGGGAGTGCAGATTCGACATGGGGCTCTGTTAGGGCTGCGATGGGACACCCTGAACCATTCCCAGTGAAATATGTTGCAATTGGAAATGAAGACTGTGGGAAGAAATTTTACCGCG GTAATTACATCAAGTTCTACAATGCTATAAGGCAGGCATATCCAGATATTCAAATGATTTCAAACTGTGATGGTTCATCTAAACCACTTGATCATCCTACTGATTTATACGACTTCCAT GTATATACCGATTCTAAGACTTTGTTTAACATGAAGAGCACGTTTGACAGAACATCTCGTAGTGGACCGAAG GCTTTTGTGAGTGAGTACGCCGTTTGGAGAAGTGACGCAGGTAGAGGAAGTCTTCTTGCTTCATTGGCGGAAGCTGCTTTCCTTACTGGGCTGGAGAAGAACAG TGACATTGTTCAGATGGCAAGTTACGCTCCACTATTCGTAAATGACAACGACAGAAC GTGGAACCCAGATGCTATTGTCTTCAACTCGTGGCAACATTATGGAACTCCTAGCTACTGGATGCAGACACTTTTCCGTGAGTCCAGTGGTGCTATGCTTCATCCAATCACAATCAGTTCCAGCTACTCTGGTTCTCTGGCAGCATCTGCAATTACGTGGCAAGATTCAGAGAATAGCTTCCTAAGAGTAAAG GTTGTAAACTTTGGGTCAGATGCTGTTAGCCTCACAATCTCCACAACTGGACTTCAGGCTAGTGTTAATGCTCTGGGATCAACCACCACTGTTCTCACATCCTGGAATGTTATGGATGAAAATTCTTTCAGTAACCCAAACAAG GTTGCGCCGGTGAAGAGCGAGCTGAGCAATGCCGCAGAGCAGATGCAGGTCACGCTGGCTCCTCACTCCTTCAGTACGTTCGATCTCGCGCTGGCGCCGTCCAAGCTTGTTGCGGAGATGTGA
- the LOC112885891 gene encoding glutathione S-transferase T3-like translates to MGSFHPYGMPPPVPPYFYPAPPTMPAPAGPPMQQVSEGPRVRGGDPDARKSGPKVKLPNFNPEEGVNLTKWWLNISTDPVVNTGQRKEGFWLRIMKGYNSSRGVYPERSQKSLTTRWDYIKECCTKFSEFYSSVLRLNPSGMSNADKTTEAMARYAAALQKPFTQMHSWKSLKDEPKWEACIGAHSKVLVLDDDSSDAAAGGANGVGGPAESDAPASSGSKRPIGRDATKATRKKAATSSSSSEYISQMNDMWGNKLSLIKESHAEMASHHTTMAVLQEKKITTDRELQEKKMSTERELEERRLALEERRLEMEMNDRESRMEMERSRAAKEERAEEERILSIDLDRCSPALRLFYKQQQE, encoded by the exons ATGGGATCCTTCCATCCATACGGAATGCCGCCACCAGTACCTCCTTATTTTTACCCTGCTCCACCAACCATGCCGGCTCCAGCAGGACCCCCAATGCAGCAGGTCAGTGAAGGTCCAAGGGTCCGAGGGGGCGACCCCGATGCTAGGAAAAGTGGTCCGAAGGTCAAGCTTCCCAATTTCAATCCCGAAGAAGGCGTAAACCTGACAAAGTGGTGGCTAAACATAAGTACTGACCCGGTTGTCAATACCGGGCAGCGGAAAGAAGGGTTTTGGTTACGGATCATGAAAGGCTACAACTCATCTCGAGGGGTTTACCCGGAGAGATCTCAGAAGTCGCTCACGACTCGTTGGGACTACATCAAAGAGTGCTGCACCAAGTTTTCCGAGTTTTACAGTAGCGTTCTGCGTTTGAATCCCAGCGGCATGTCGAACGCGGACAAG ACGACGGAGGCAATGGCTCGGTATGCTGCGGCATTGCAGAAGCCTTTCACCCAGATGCACTCCTGGAAGTCATTGAAGGATGAGCCAAAGTGGGAGGCGTGCATTGGGGCTCACTCCAAGGTACTTGTGCTCGACGACGACTCCTCCGATGCAGCAGCTGGTGGTGCCAACGGAGTGGGCGGTCCAGCCGAGTCTGATGCCCCGGCCTCCAGCGGGAGCAAGAGGCCGATTGGGAGGGATGCCACTAAAGCAACGAGGAAAAAGGCCGCCACATCGTCGTCCTCGTCGGAATACATTTCACAAATGAATGATATGTGGGGCAACAAGCTGTCATTAATAAAGGAGAGTCATGCTGAGATGGCCAGCCACCACACCACGATGGCTGTGCTGCAGGAGAAGAAGATCACTACGGACAGGGAGCTGCAGGAGAAGAAGATGTCTACGGAAAGGGAGCTGGAGGAACGTCGTCTGGCGCTTGAGGAGAGGCGGCTGGAGATGGAGATGAATGACAGGGAGAGTCGGATGGAGATGGAGCGGTCTCGGGCCGCCAAGGAAGAACGCGCGGAAGAGGAACGTATTCTTAGTATAGATCTCGACAGGTGCTCGCCAGCGCTACGACTGTTCTACAAGCAACAGCAGGAGTAG
- the LOC112884295 gene encoding protein ALP1-like — protein sequence MDFEDWLQQTEMEQDEHQRQMEMELDDLEDFTLLTIFRMRRHVFLRLVDAVQRVDPYFIQRPDCIGLMGISALQKCVAAIRILAYGLPANAVDEYVRIGPSTAQEALKHFCRAVIDAFGGYYLRAPTEEDVHRLVEEGEQQGFPGMLGSIDCMHWTWRNCPSSWKGMFTGRGKSPSMILEAVASRNLWIWHAYFGMPGSCNDINVLHRSSLFDRFMQGTSTPVNFTVNGHSYNLGYYLADGIYPDWPAFVKTVRQPMEMKTRLFAAKQEGARKDIERAFGVLQARWAVIRGPAYPWYRDDVRDMMTACIIMHNMIIEDEGDRATNTIFENPRQHVDLSTGNLGDRHAFVRAHHRLRDRDVHFRLQSDLIVHNWNLHGSRVTSATDVPHV from the exons ATGGACTTCGAGGACTGGTTACAGCAAACCGAGATGGAGCAAGATGAACATCAGCGACAAATGGAGATGGAGCTAGATGATCTGGAGGACTTCACCCTCCTGACGAT CTTCCGTATGCGACGGCATGTGTTCCTTCGGCTTGTCGACGCGGTGCAGAGGGTGGATCCTTATTTCATCCAGCGTCCGGACTGCATAGGCCTTATGGGAATATCTGCCTTGCAGAAGTGCGTGGCCGCCATTCGCATCCTGGCTTACGGATTACCAGCCAATGCGGTCGACGAGTATGTGCGTATCGGTCCCTCGACAGCTCAAGAGGCCTTGAAGCATTTCTGTCGAGCAGTCATCGATGCATTTGGTGGATACTATCTGCGAGCGCCAACTGAAGAGGATGTCCACCGCCTCGTCGAGGAAGGTGAACAACAGGGATTCCCGGGAATGCTTGGCAGCATAGACTGCATGCATTGGACGTGGCGTAATTGCCCATCATCGTGGAAGGGCATGTTCACCGGCCGTGGGAAGTCACCTTCTATGATTCTAGAGGCTGTTGCGTCCAGGAACCTATGGATTTGGCATGCTTACTTTGGAATGCCAGGTAGCTGCAACGACATCAACGTTCTTCATAGATCGAGTCTCTTTGACCGCTTCATGCAGGGGACCTCGACGCCAGTGAACTTCACAGTCAATGGGCATTCATACAACTTGGGATATTACCTTGCAGATGGAATCTACCCAGACTGGCCCGCATTTGTTAAGACGGTCCGTCAGCCGATGGAGATGAAGACTCGCCTCTTCGCCGCAAAACAAGAGGGTGCTCGGAAGGATATTGAGAGAGCATTTGGTGTGCTTCAGGCCCGGTGGGCAGTGATTCGTGGGCCGGCCTATCCATGGTACAGGGACGATGTGCGGGATATGATGACCGCATGCATAATTATGCATAACATGATCATCGAGGACGAGGGTGACAGGGCAACGAACACCATCTTTGAAAATCCCAGGCAGCATGTCGACCTATCAACGGGGAACTTGGGGGACCGACATGCTTTTGTTCGAGCACATCACCGGCTACGAGATCGTGATGTCCATTTTCGCCTGCAGTCGGACCTAATTGTGCATAATTGGAACCTACATGGGTCGAGAGTTACCAGTGCGACGGATGTGCCACATGTGTGA
- the LOC112886332 gene encoding protein sym-1-like, with amino-acid sequence MMAMVSALALLLAPRPVSTRPTSPHLHSRRLALPPPRPATLSAQAATHPRRARHLQQLHAASCCNNSAPAAGTSGGSATSAKDWRFYLAWYLMSLDKNPIATKAVTSAVLTLAGDLICQLVIDRVPELDLRRTFVFTFLGLALVGPTLHVWYLYLSKLVTISGASGAIARLILDQFIFSPIFIGIFMSLLVTLEGKPSLVVPKLKQEWLSSVLANWQLWIPFQFLNFYFVPQKFQVLAANFVALAWNVILSFKAHKEVIAK; translated from the exons ATGATGGCCATGGTGTCCGCCCTTGCGCTCCTCCTCGCACCCCGGCCTGTGTCCACGAGGCCCACCTCGCCTCATCTCCACTCCCGCCGCCtcgctcttcctcctccccgacCCGCCACCCTCTCCGCCCAAGCCGCCACCCACCCGCGCAGGGCCAGGCATCTCCAGCAGCTCCATGCCGCCTCCTGTTGCAACAATTCCGCTCCGGCTGCAGGAACCAGTGGAGGAAGCGCTACCAGCGCGAAGGATTGGCGGTTCTACTTGGCATG GTATTTGATGTCTCTTGATAAGAATCCGATTGCAACTAAGGCAGTCACTTCTGCTGTGCTAACTCTGGCCGGGGACCTCATCTGCCAG CTTGTGATTGATCGAGTTCCAGAGCTTGATTTAAGGAGAACATTTGTGTTCACATTTTTGGGGCTTGCCCTTGTGGGGCCAACTTTACATGTCTG GTACCTTTATTTGAGTAAATTAGTGACAATCAGCGGAGCATCAGGTGCCATTGCTCGCCTTATACTTGATCAG TTCATTTTCTCTCCCATTTTCATCGGCATTTTTATGAGCTTACTAGTCACCTTGGAGGGAAAGCCTTCTCTTGTAGTGCCAAAGCTTAAGCAG GAGTGgttatcatcagtgttggcaaATTGGCAATTATGGATACCGTTTCAGTTTCTGAATTTTTACTTTGTTCCTCAGAAGTTTCAG GTGCTTGCTGCTAATTTTGTAGCCCTTGCATGGAATGTGATTTTGTCATTTAAGGCTCACAAGGAGGTTATTGCGAAATAG